Proteins from one Clostridium cellulovorans 743B genomic window:
- the cooS gene encoding anaerobic carbon-monoxide dehydrogenase catalytic subunit encodes MSMCTSADCKLCEFLSSKKEVETSFNRVETQQAKCKFGKDGVCCKLCSNGPCRITPKSPRGVCGADADTIVARNFLRAIAAGSACYLHVVENTATNLKNIGEGKGNVQIKSVETLNNLAKVFEINEEDTNKRIIKVADAVLKDLYKPKYEKMELVEKLSYKPRYEKWQELNILPGGAKSEVFDAIVKTSTNLNSDPVDMLLNSLKLGVSTGVYGLMLTNLLNDVILGAPKIRQAKVGFRVIDEDYINIMVTGHQHSDIAHLQDKLITQDVKKKAIDAGSKGFRLVGCTCVGQDLQLRGEHYEEVFSGHAGNNYTSEAVLATGGIDLVVSEFNCTIPGLEAVADKFNVKMLCIDDVAKKKNADFIDFNMDKAEEISDLIISTALESYINRRGKVEIDIPKDHGHDDVVTGVSEGSLKDFLGGSWKPLIDLIAQGKIKGIAGVVGCSNLTAKGHDVFTVELTKELIKRDILVLSAGCSSGGLENVGLMSPGAAELAGDNLKEVCKTLGIPPVLNFGPCLAIGRLEMVATELAEALGVDIPQLPLVLSAPQWLEEQALADAAFGLALGLPLHVAISPFIDGSEVVTKVLEEDLVNITGGRLIVEDDVIIAANELEDIIESRRVTLNI; translated from the coding sequence ATGTCAATGTGTACATCAGCCGATTGCAAATTATGCGAATTCTTATCATCAAAGAAAGAAGTAGAAACATCCTTTAACAGAGTAGAAACTCAACAAGCAAAATGTAAGTTTGGTAAGGATGGAGTCTGTTGTAAGCTCTGTTCTAATGGTCCTTGTAGAATAACACCTAAATCTCCAAGAGGAGTCTGCGGTGCAGATGCTGACACTATAGTCGCAAGGAACTTTTTAAGAGCTATTGCAGCAGGTTCTGCTTGCTATCTTCATGTAGTTGAAAATACTGCTACAAACTTGAAAAATATTGGAGAAGGCAAAGGCAATGTCCAAATAAAAAGTGTTGAAACCCTAAACAACCTTGCAAAAGTTTTTGAGATCAATGAAGAGGATACAAATAAAAGAATAATTAAGGTAGCCGATGCAGTATTAAAAGATTTGTACAAACCAAAGTATGAAAAAATGGAGCTAGTAGAAAAACTTTCTTATAAGCCACGATATGAAAAATGGCAAGAATTGAACATATTGCCTGGTGGTGCAAAATCAGAAGTTTTTGATGCAATAGTAAAAACTTCTACAAACTTAAATAGTGACCCTGTAGATATGCTATTAAATTCTTTAAAACTGGGAGTATCAACTGGCGTATATGGTTTAATGCTTACTAACCTATTAAATGATGTTATTCTTGGAGCTCCGAAAATCAGACAAGCAAAAGTTGGTTTTAGAGTAATAGATGAAGATTACATAAACATAATGGTAACAGGTCATCAACATTCTGATATTGCACATCTTCAAGATAAGTTAATCACCCAAGATGTTAAAAAGAAAGCTATAGATGCTGGTTCTAAAGGCTTTAGATTAGTTGGCTGTACTTGTGTTGGACAAGACTTGCAATTAAGAGGTGAACATTATGAGGAAGTCTTCTCAGGTCATGCTGGAAATAACTACACAAGTGAAGCAGTTTTAGCAACAGGTGGTATAGATTTAGTTGTATCTGAGTTCAATTGTACAATTCCAGGTCTTGAAGCTGTGGCAGATAAATTTAATGTAAAGATGCTTTGCATAGATGATGTTGCTAAAAAGAAAAATGCTGATTTTATAGATTTCAATATGGATAAGGCAGAGGAAATAAGTGATTTAATCATCAGTACAGCACTTGAAAGTTACATAAATAGAAGAGGTAAAGTTGAAATAGATATCCCTAAGGATCATGGTCATGATGATGTTGTGACAGGGGTTAGTGAAGGTTCTTTAAAGGATTTTCTTGGTGGAAGCTGGAAGCCTCTTATAGATTTAATTGCACAAGGCAAAATTAAAGGAATTGCTGGGGTAGTAGGATGTTCTAATCTAACAGCCAAAGGTCATGATGTATTCACTGTAGAACTTACTAAAGAACTTATAAAAAGAGATATCCTGGTTCTTTCAGCAGGATGCTCTTCTGGTGGACTTGAAAATGTTGGTCTTATGTCTCCTGGTGCAGCAGAACTTGCAGGAGATAATCTAAAAGAAGTCTGTAAGACCTTAGGTATCCCACCAGTATTAAACTTTGGTCCTTGCCTTGCTATCGGAAGATTAGAAATGGTAGCAACAGAACTTGCAGAAGCTTTAGGTGTAGATATCCCTCAACTTCCACTAGTTCTATCAGCCCCTCAATGGCTAGAAGAACAAGCTTTAGCTGATGCTGCTTTTGGTTTAGCCTTAGGCTTACCATTACACGTAGCTATTTCACCGTTTATCGATGGAAGTGAAGTTGTCACTAAGGTTTTGGAAGAAGACCTTGTTAATATAACTGGCGGCAGGTTAATTGTTGAAGATGATGTAATTATAGCTGCTAACGAATTAGAAGATATTATTGAATCTAGAAGAGTCACACTAAATATTTAG
- a CDS encoding MATE family efflux transporter, producing the protein MTDLTKGNTLKLIITFAIPILIGNLFQQLYNLIDTVIVGQTLGVKALAAVGATSPIIGLLLSFAIGMTNGYSVVIARFFGANDIKEMKKAVAGTVVLGLATSILFTVVSLIGIRPVLRILATPDDVIDGAYSFARIIIMGLTFSMLYNMFSSVLRALGDTKSPLYFLIISTVVNIILDYLFICGFGMGVEGAAFATVLSILLSAVLCFIYILKNYPILRLKKEDFNLNRSIIMDLFSTGISMGLMLSVVAIGTVILQNAINGFGTETIAAHTAARKITEMFMLPLSTVSVTAATFSSQNYGANKPDRIKKGFIQLILISWVWSTVVVIMSFTIVPLIVSGITGTAETEIIDTATRYLRIDTPFYYVLGILLVLRSAMQGIGQKVVPIMASVIELVGKVIAAYYLAPKLGYLGICITEPIIWIACALFLVIKGFGIMQKGMAFSPQSQAE; encoded by the coding sequence ATGACGGACTTAACAAAGGGTAATACACTCAAACTAATTATTACATTTGCAATTCCTATATTGATAGGGAACTTATTTCAACAATTATATAATCTTATTGATACTGTAATTGTAGGACAAACCTTAGGAGTGAAGGCTTTAGCGGCAGTAGGTGCGACAAGCCCTATTATTGGACTTTTATTAAGCTTTGCTATTGGAATGACTAATGGTTATTCTGTTGTTATAGCCCGCTTTTTTGGTGCTAATGATATAAAAGAAATGAAAAAAGCTGTAGCAGGAACCGTTGTATTAGGGTTAGCTACATCCATTCTTTTTACTGTGGTAAGTCTTATTGGAATAAGACCTGTCTTAAGAATATTAGCTACACCAGACGATGTTATAGATGGTGCATATTCATTTGCAAGAATTATCATAATGGGATTAACATTTTCTATGCTTTACAATATGTTTTCAAGTGTACTGAGAGCTTTAGGCGATACAAAGAGCCCTTTGTATTTCTTAATAATTTCAACTGTTGTTAACATAATACTAGATTATCTTTTTATCTGTGGATTTGGAATGGGTGTTGAAGGAGCAGCTTTTGCCACTGTATTATCAATACTTTTATCAGCTGTTTTATGTTTTATTTATATTTTAAAAAATTATCCTATATTAAGATTGAAAAAAGAGGACTTTAACTTAAATCGTTCTATTATTATGGATTTATTTAGTACAGGCATTTCCATGGGCTTAATGTTATCTGTAGTGGCTATTGGTACTGTTATACTTCAAAATGCAATTAATGGTTTTGGAACAGAAACAATTGCAGCACATACAGCGGCACGTAAAATTACAGAGATGTTTATGTTACCACTTAGTACTGTAAGCGTTACAGCAGCTACTTTCTCAAGTCAAAACTATGGAGCAAATAAACCAGATAGAATAAAAAAGGGATTTATTCAATTAATATTAATTTCCTGGGTATGGTCAACTGTTGTGGTGATAATGTCTTTTACTATTGTACCGTTAATTGTTTCAGGAATTACAGGAACTGCAGAAACTGAAATTATTGATACAGCAACTAGATATCTTCGTATAGATACACCTTTCTACTATGTTTTAGGAATTCTATTAGTTCTAAGAAGTGCTATGCAAGGAATTGGACAAAAGGTGGTTCCAATTATGGCAAGTGTAATAGAGTTAGTAGGAAAAGTAATAGCAGCTTATTATTTAGCTCCTAAATTAGGATACCTTGGTATATGTATAACAGAACCAATTATTTGGATAGCATGTGCGCTATTCTTAGTAATAAAAGGTTTTGGAATTATGCAAAAGGGGATGGCTTTTAGCCCTCAAAGCCAAGCTGAGTAG
- a CDS encoding ABC transporter ATP-binding protein, translated as MKKYITKFKGLFFLVLVLTTLCAVIDVYMAYLLSDIVDASISKDMKLFKQSIVIAIIYLATYLFGNLAQKIVKDLYIKKTLVVLKKDVFSKILRKDMADFTDENTANYISILTNDEAIIEQDYFRNIIQLAYFLVSFVISIYSLIKIDYSLILIISIGGAITLVIPQLFSRKLSELRNIYSNKMAVYTSKLKDMFSGFEVIKGFNVVNKVEDNFGEVNETTEKSKFRFSVFNSIVDMISNLFGYSLHIIVMMVGVYLTIKDRITIGELIASVQLMNFIINPFIQSVMIITKMNSTKEITNKVINIIESNQENNELGIKECYQTSINFKDVSFSYSREKAVVSNISLSLEKGKKYAIVGESGSGKSTILKLILGYYKNYQGMIDIDGVNIKSIHPNSICQLICSVQQNVYLFDGTIKDNITLYEDYSEEEINKAIKLAKLQGLIERLPNGINTHVGENGGSFSGGERQRISIARAIIKKTPIILLDEATSAIDIESANLIENSILSSKECTIIAVTHRLTESSLAKYDEIIVINEGTIGEQGNLYKLIDENKYLSKLLSIGQDNTVRIS; from the coding sequence TATAGTTATAGCTATCATTTATCTTGCAACGTATCTTTTCGGTAACCTTGCCCAAAAAATAGTAAAGGATCTATATATAAAAAAGACTTTAGTAGTTCTGAAGAAAGATGTGTTTTCTAAAATTCTTAGAAAAGATATGGCTGATTTTACAGATGAGAATACTGCTAATTATATATCGATATTGACTAATGATGAAGCTATTATTGAACAGGATTATTTTAGAAATATTATTCAATTAGCATATTTTTTAGTTTCGTTTGTTATTTCTATTTATTCGCTAATTAAAATAGATTATAGTCTCATTTTAATTATAAGTATTGGTGGAGCTATTACTTTAGTAATACCTCAGCTATTTAGCAGAAAACTAAGTGAATTAAGGAATATATACTCCAATAAGATGGCAGTATATACTTCAAAACTTAAGGATATGTTTTCGGGCTTTGAAGTTATTAAAGGCTTTAATGTGGTAAATAAGGTTGAGGATAACTTTGGTGAAGTAAATGAAACTACAGAAAAAAGTAAATTTAGATTTTCTGTATTTAATTCTATTGTAGATATGATTTCTAATCTTTTTGGATACTCTTTGCATATAATTGTTATGATGGTCGGAGTTTATTTAACAATCAAAGACAGGATAACTATAGGTGAGCTAATAGCTTCAGTGCAATTAATGAACTTTATTATAAATCCATTTATTCAAAGTGTTATGATAATAACCAAGATGAATTCAACAAAGGAGATAACTAATAAGGTTATAAATATAATAGAAAGTAATCAAGAAAATAATGAGTTAGGAATAAAAGAATGCTATCAAACAAGTATAAACTTTAAAGATGTTTCTTTCTCATATAGTAGAGAAAAAGCCGTTGTAAGCAATATCTCTCTAAGTCTAGAGAAGGGTAAAAAATATGCCATAGTAGGTGAAAGTGGTAGTGGAAAATCAACTATATTGAAGCTTATTTTAGGCTATTATAAAAATTATCAAGGCATGATTGATATTGATGGAGTAAATATAAAAAGTATTCACCCGAATTCGATTTGTCAATTAATTTGTTCTGTACAGCAAAATGTTTATTTATTTGATGGGACTATTAAAGATAATATAACCCTATATGAAGATTACAGTGAAGAAGAAATTAATAAAGCGATTAAGTTAGCAAAATTGCAAGGTCTCATAGAAAGACTTCCAAATGGGATAAATACTCATGTTGGAGAAAATGGGGGCAGCTTTTCAGGAGGGGAAAGACAAAGGATATCTATCGCTAGGGCTATAATCAAAAAAACGCCTATAATTCTTTTGGACGAAGCAACTTCTGCCATAGACATAGAATCTGCAAATTTAATTGAGAATTCAATACTTTCTTCCAAGGAATGTACTATAATTGCTGTAACTCATAGATTAACTGAATCAAGTTTAGCCAAGTATGATGAGATAATAGTTATTAATGAAGGGACAATTGGTGAGCAAGGGAATTTGTATAAACTTATAGATGAAAATAAATACTTGAGTAAGTTACTTTCTATAGGACAAGATAATACCGTAAGGATATCATAA
- a CDS encoding PadR family transcriptional regulator, with product MKKTANEFLPLTETTYLILTSLWQPLHGYGIMQNVERITNSRIILAPGTLYGALSKLTKDKLIEVVDTSLEVDRKKTYELTALGRTVVQLELNRLETLLVESKKLLGGVNFGKD from the coding sequence ATGAAAAAAACAGCTAATGAATTTCTTCCGTTAACTGAAACCACTTATTTAATTCTTACATCATTATGGCAGCCACTTCATGGTTATGGGATAATGCAAAACGTGGAAAGAATAACAAACTCTAGAATAATCTTAGCACCAGGGACTTTATATGGAGCATTATCAAAACTAACAAAAGATAAGTTGATAGAGGTTGTTGATACTTCATTGGAGGTAGACAGAAAAAAAACATATGAATTAACTGCTTTAGGAAGAACTGTGGTGCAGTTGGAGTTAAATAGATTAGAAACTTTACTTGTTGAATCTAAAAAGTTATTGGGGGGAGTTAATTTTGGGAAGGACTAA
- a CDS encoding DUF2812 domain-containing protein, with product MGRTKKVFKWFYIFDLEKEENWLRNMAQKGWIFQKVNILGIYTFIKGQSTDAIYKIDFNNKVEDVEEYYDLFAESGWRFIHKVREFRYFKYSGQITSFDKLVIYNDPSQQFKWLHKWLAFFLLIYGIEFVALYTILFLQGKTNIGAGLEPMIIVLFISILSIILIRFVNSYIALKRKVKEDQAIDYCSKGILKKFSSAISLFIAPIILSAALAVAVTVLSTVGSSEKAIKNKVLQGDEMSLYPMRTINYVISEDIGDFKVSLYGNNNRIGIIALEKLVFNRYKVITNFSSGVRPNHNALSNFLKLGQHDYITIYGNDENQEIDNTVIKYKDGTEDKIATNKIVRKGENFIILIKANRDIEDIKIFDKSNIDISHKYIDFQSKDF from the coding sequence TTGGGAAGGACTAAAAAGGTTTTTAAATGGTTTTATATATTCGATTTAGAAAAAGAAGAAAACTGGCTTAGAAATATGGCTCAAAAAGGATGGATTTTTCAAAAAGTAAATATACTTGGAATTTATACTTTTATAAAAGGACAGAGTACAGATGCTATATATAAAATTGATTTTAATAATAAAGTTGAAGATGTTGAAGAATATTATGATTTATTTGCTGAGAGTGGATGGCGTTTTATTCATAAGGTAAGAGAATTTAGATATTTCAAGTATTCAGGTCAAATTACTTCTTTTGATAAGTTAGTAATTTATAATGATCCTTCACAACAATTTAAGTGGTTACATAAATGGTTAGCTTTTTTCTTGTTGATTTATGGAATTGAATTTGTAGCATTATATACAATACTATTCTTGCAGGGAAAAACAAACATTGGAGCAGGATTAGAGCCTATGATTATAGTACTATTTATTTCAATATTATCAATTATACTCATTAGGTTTGTAAATTCATATATTGCATTAAAAAGAAAAGTTAAGGAGGATCAAGCAATAGATTATTGTAGCAAAGGGATTTTAAAAAAGTTTTCTTCAGCAATTTCTTTGTTTATAGCTCCTATTATATTGAGTGCAGCATTAGCGGTAGCAGTTACAGTTCTATCTACAGTAGGATCTTCTGAAAAAGCTATAAAGAATAAGGTCTTACAGGGGGATGAAATGTCATTATATCCTATGAGGACAATAAATTATGTTATTTCAGAAGATATAGGTGACTTCAAGGTTTCTTTATATGGAAATAATAATAGAATAGGTATAATAGCATTAGAAAAGTTAGTTTTTAATAGGTACAAGGTTATAACTAATTTTAGTAGTGGCGTTCGCCCTAATCATAATGCATTAAGTAACTTCCTTAAATTGGGACAGCATGATTATATAACTATATACGGCAATGATGAGAACCAAGAAATAGATAATACAGTTATCAAGTACAAGGATGGAACAGAAGATAAAATTGCAACTAATAAGATTGTAAGAAAAGGCGAGAATTTTATTATTCTAATTAAAGCAAATAGAGATATTGAGGATATAAAAATTTTCGATAAAAGTAATATTGATATTAGCCATAAATATATAGATTTTCAAAGCAAAGATTTTTAA